The Lutibacter sp. Hel_I_33_5 genome has a window encoding:
- the mnmE gene encoding tRNA uridine-5-carboxymethylaminomethyl(34) synthesis GTPase MnmE → MQDNFNDTIIALATPSGVGAIAIIRLSGENAIDVVSHNFKSVSAKKSLLKQKTHTIHLGHIIDNDRIIDEVLVSVFKNPNSYTGENVVEISCHGSSFIQQEIIQLFLQKGCRMADNGEFTMRAFLNGKMDLSQAEAVADVIASNSAASHQMAIQQMRGGITNELKELRAQLLDFAALIELELDFSGEDVEFADRTKFKELVSKITFVLKRLIDSFSFGNAMKNGIPVAIIGEPNVGKSTLLNALLNEEKAIVSDIAGTTRDAIEDEIIIDGVAFRFIDTAGIRETEDVIESIGIKKAYEKADNAQLIIFLIDSNTYIHSSEDFSQEIETIKERFPNKRLLVIANKVDTLSCHDSSILQSEIEDLILLSAKQKTGIEELKNELTSLVNIGALSNNETIVSNSRHFEALNNALQAISSVQEGIDLEISTDLFSIDIRECLRHLGNITGEYDVDKDILGHIFSSFCIGK, encoded by the coding sequence TTGCAAGATAATTTTAACGATACCATTATTGCTTTGGCTACTCCTTCTGGAGTTGGTGCCATTGCTATTATTAGACTTTCTGGTGAAAATGCTATTGATGTTGTAAGCCATAATTTTAAATCAGTTTCAGCAAAAAAATCGCTTTTAAAGCAAAAAACACATACGATTCATTTAGGTCATATTATTGATAATGATCGAATTATAGACGAAGTTTTAGTTTCTGTTTTTAAAAATCCGAATTCTTATACCGGAGAAAATGTGGTTGAAATATCATGCCATGGTTCTAGTTTTATTCAACAAGAAATTATTCAGTTATTTTTACAAAAAGGATGTAGAATGGCAGATAATGGTGAATTTACCATGCGTGCTTTTCTAAATGGCAAGATGGATTTATCTCAAGCTGAAGCTGTTGCAGATGTAATTGCTTCGAATTCGGCTGCAAGTCATCAAATGGCAATTCAGCAAATGCGTGGCGGTATTACCAACGAATTAAAAGAATTACGCGCTCAATTATTAGATTTTGCTGCTTTAATTGAGCTAGAGCTTGATTTTTCTGGTGAAGATGTAGAATTTGCTGATAGAACTAAGTTTAAAGAACTAGTATCAAAAATAACGTTTGTTTTAAAACGTTTAATTGACTCTTTTTCATTTGGAAACGCCATGAAAAACGGTATTCCTGTTGCTATTATTGGTGAACCTAATGTTGGTAAATCTACTTTGCTAAACGCGCTATTAAATGAAGAAAAAGCCATAGTTTCTGATATTGCTGGAACGACTCGTGATGCAATAGAAGATGAAATTATTATAGACGGTGTTGCTTTTAGATTTATTGATACCGCTGGAATTAGAGAAACAGAAGATGTAATTGAAAGTATTGGGATAAAAAAAGCCTATGAAAAAGCTGACAATGCTCAACTAATCATTTTTTTAATAGACTCAAACACGTACATCCATTCTAGTGAAGATTTTTCACAAGAAATTGAAACAATTAAAGAACGTTTCCCTAATAAAAGATTGCTTGTTATTGCTAATAAAGTAGATACATTATCTTGTCATGATTCTTCTATCTTACAATCGGAAATTGAAGATTTAATACTACTCTCGGCAAAACAAAAAACAGGTATAGAAGAATTGAAAAACGAATTAACTTCTTTAGTAAATATTGGCGCATTAAGTAATAATGAAACCATTGTTTCTAATTCTCGTCATTTTGAAGCCTTAAACAATGCTTTACAAGCCATTTCTTCTGTTCAGGAAGGTATTGACTTAGAAATCTCTACCGACTTATTTTCTATTGATATTAGAGAATGTTTACGTCATTTAGGAAACATTACTGGAGAATATGATGTTGACAAGGATATTCTTGGGCATATTTTTTCTTCGTTTTGTATCGGGAAATAG
- a CDS encoding DUF4870 domain-containing protein — MKENKQLLVLTHLSQLLDFVTGIGGFIVPLILWITKKDEIRNMDQHGKAILNFRISMFIYVLLCIPAVLLFGLGLLGFLVIGIFYLIFPIMNAIKASNNETPSYPFSINFIH, encoded by the coding sequence ATGAAAGAAAATAAACAACTACTCGTTTTAACCCATTTAAGTCAACTTTTGGACTTTGTAACCGGAATTGGAGGATTTATAGTTCCATTAATTTTATGGATTACAAAAAAGGATGAAATTAGAAATATGGATCAACATGGAAAAGCAATTTTAAACTTTAGAATTTCAATGTTTATCTACGTATTATTATGTATTCCTGCGGTATTATTATTCGGATTAGGGCTTCTTGGGTTTTTAGTAATCGGAATTTTTTACTTAATATTTCCAATTATGAATGCTATAAAAGCAAGCAATAATGAAACACCTAGTTATCCGTTTAGTATCAATTTTATTCACTAA
- a CDS encoding SMP-30/gluconolactonase/LRE family protein, producing MIKKTVLFCIFISLINCNVSTTKKVTNIKNLASLEYKVKASLGEGALWNYKTQKLYWVDIEGKKLNIYNPKTKQNRVISTKSRIGTVVPFTKEEALIALEDGVYKMNINSGKNNLFIDMSEALPKSRLNDGKCDPSGRFWVGSMHLNQEKGKANLYTINSDSSFVKKIDSVTISNGIVWTSDKKTMYYIDTPTSQIKGYDYNNETGEISNPKIAVQIPTSLGFPDGMTIDEENMLWVCMWNGNAVIRFNPKTGKIISKIEVPAHNITSCAFGGKNLDILYITSARLDMTDEELKKYPLAGSIFKVKTDVKGVKSNFYQQSK from the coding sequence TTGATAAAAAAAACAGTCCTTTTTTGCATTTTTATTTCACTTATAAATTGCAATGTATCAACAACAAAAAAAGTCACAAACATTAAAAATTTAGCCAGTTTAGAATATAAAGTAAAAGCCAGTTTAGGTGAAGGTGCTCTCTGGAATTATAAAACTCAAAAGCTATACTGGGTTGATATAGAAGGAAAAAAATTAAACATTTATAATCCCAAAACAAAACAAAACAGAGTTATAAGCACTAAGTCAAGAATAGGAACAGTAGTCCCTTTCACAAAAGAAGAAGCGCTTATTGCTTTAGAAGATGGGGTTTATAAAATGAATATAAATTCTGGCAAAAACAACCTGTTTATTGATATGTCCGAAGCGCTACCAAAAAGTAGGTTAAATGATGGAAAATGCGATCCTTCTGGAAGATTTTGGGTTGGATCAATGCATCTTAATCAAGAAAAAGGAAAAGCAAACTTATATACAATTAACTCAGATAGTTCTTTTGTGAAAAAAATAGACAGTGTTACTATATCTAACGGAATAGTATGGACATCTGATAAAAAAACGATGTATTATATAGACACTCCTACTTCTCAAATTAAAGGGTATGATTATAATAATGAAACCGGTGAAATTTCCAATCCAAAAATTGCTGTACAAATACCAACTTCTTTAGGTTTTCCTGATGGAATGACTATAGATGAAGAAAATATGCTTTGGGTATGTATGTGGAATGGAAATGCAGTAATTAGATTCAACCCAAAAACAGGCAAAATAATTTCTAAAATTGAAGTACCGGCACACAACATAACTTCTTGTGCTTTTGGAGGCAAAAATTTAGACATACTTTATATTACTTCTGCAAGATTAGATATGACAGATGAAGAATTAAAAAAATACCCTTTAGCTGGCTCTATATTTAAAGTTAAAACAGATGTTAAAGGTGTAAAAAGCAACTTTTATCAACAAAGTAAATAA
- a CDS encoding beta-glucosidase gives MKTSFKNLITIFSITLSLFIFFSCSENKDRNSTSSNSIKIERKIDSVLSLLTLEEKVAMTHAQSKFSTKGVGRLGIPEIWMADGPHGVRAEISWDSWDYAGWTNDSITAFPALTCLAASFNPKLAGEYGFSLGEEARYRKKDVLLGPGVNTYRTPMNGRNFEYMGEDPFLASTLVVPYIKNVQKNGVAACVKHYALNNQEKWRDKVNVEVSDRALHEIYLPAFKASVQEAGVWAIMGAYNKFRGQYTTHHKILTTKILKKDWKYDGVVISDWSSAHTTKEAATYGLDLEMGTGTDGLGTTTANHYDQYFLANPFLEAIKKGELSEDLVDKKVRRILRLMYRTNMSKNRPLGNVNTKEHHQVARKVATEGIVLLKNEDNFFPIKDNKNITIAVIGENATRSMTAGGGSSELKPKFEISPLEGIKRRFKNATVIHSMGYETGPSMYDVIMPAKLNQDSLRIAAINTARKADIVLYVGGLNKSHLQDCEGDDRRSYKLPYKQEKFIKELKNVNPNLGMLLLTGNAVDMSFLPNVQGLIQTWYLGSMAGTAIADVVSGDVNPSGKLPFSFPKKLEDNAAHSFGDTSYPGVNFTQHYKEDILVGYRWHDTKNIEPQYAFGFGMSYTNFELSNITSDRKSYSENDKIIIKCDVSNIGDMKGAEVVQVYVGKENSDVKRAVKELKGFMKVYLDKGNKETVSITVDASKLAYYNEKISDWTIEKGDYNIYVGNASNDISKKLKIKIN, from the coding sequence ATGAAAACAAGTTTCAAAAACTTAATTACAATTTTTTCAATTACATTATCCTTGTTTATCTTTTTTTCATGCTCTGAAAATAAAGATAGAAATTCAACATCTTCAAACTCAATAAAAATAGAAAGAAAAATAGATAGTGTATTATCATTATTAACATTAGAAGAAAAAGTAGCAATGACGCATGCGCAATCTAAATTTAGCACAAAAGGTGTTGGCAGGTTAGGAATTCCAGAAATTTGGATGGCTGATGGACCACATGGTGTAAGAGCAGAAATTAGTTGGGATTCTTGGGATTATGCAGGCTGGACAAATGATTCTATTACTGCTTTTCCAGCTTTAACATGTTTAGCCGCCTCTTTTAACCCCAAATTAGCTGGTGAATATGGGTTTAGTTTAGGAGAAGAAGCCAGATACAGAAAGAAAGACGTTCTTCTTGGTCCTGGAGTAAATACATATAGAACACCAATGAATGGAAGAAATTTTGAATATATGGGAGAAGATCCATTTTTGGCTTCAACTTTAGTAGTACCTTATATTAAAAATGTACAAAAAAATGGTGTTGCAGCTTGTGTAAAACATTATGCTTTAAATAATCAAGAAAAATGGAGGGATAAAGTAAATGTAGAAGTAAGTGATAGAGCATTACACGAAATTTATCTACCAGCTTTTAAAGCATCTGTACAAGAAGCTGGCGTTTGGGCAATAATGGGGGCTTATAATAAATTTAGAGGTCAATATACTACGCATCATAAAATTCTGACAACAAAAATCCTTAAAAAAGATTGGAAGTATGATGGTGTTGTAATTAGTGATTGGAGTTCTGCCCATACAACTAAAGAAGCTGCTACATATGGTTTAGATCTAGAAATGGGTACTGGTACTGATGGTTTAGGTACAACTACAGCAAACCATTATGATCAATATTTTCTTGCTAATCCTTTTTTAGAAGCAATAAAAAAAGGAGAACTAAGTGAAGATTTAGTTGATAAAAAAGTTCGTAGAATTTTAAGATTAATGTATAGAACTAACATGAGTAAAAATCGTCCATTAGGGAACGTAAATACAAAAGAACATCATCAGGTAGCAAGAAAAGTAGCTACTGAAGGAATAGTTTTATTAAAAAATGAAGACAATTTTTTCCCAATTAAAGATAATAAAAATATAACAATTGCTGTAATTGGAGAAAATGCTACTCGTTCTATGACGGCAGGTGGAGGTTCTTCTGAATTAAAACCTAAGTTTGAAATTTCTCCTTTAGAAGGGATTAAGAGACGATTTAAAAACGCCACAGTTATACACTCTATGGGATATGAAACAGGTCCATCTATGTATGATGTAATTATGCCTGCAAAATTAAATCAAGATTCTTTAAGAATAGCAGCTATTAATACTGCCAGAAAAGCAGATATCGTTTTATATGTTGGAGGATTAAATAAAAGTCATTTACAAGATTGTGAAGGAGATGACAGAAGATCTTATAAACTACCCTACAAACAAGAAAAATTCATTAAAGAACTTAAAAACGTTAACCCTAATTTAGGAATGCTCTTATTAACGGGTAATGCTGTTGATATGAGTTTTTTACCAAATGTACAAGGTCTAATACAAACTTGGTATTTAGGTAGCATGGCAGGTACGGCAATTGCAGATGTTGTTAGTGGTGATGTAAATCCATCTGGAAAACTACCATTCTCATTTCCAAAAAAATTAGAAGACAATGCTGCACATTCTTTTGGAGATACTTCTTATCCTGGTGTAAACTTTACACAGCATTATAAAGAAGATATTTTAGTTGGTTATCGTTGGCATGACACAAAAAATATTGAACCTCAATATGCTTTTGGTTTCGGTATGTCTTATACAAATTTTGAATTATCTAACATTACTTCAGATAGAAAATCATATTCTGAAAATGATAAAATTATTATTAAATGTGATGTTTCTAATATCGGTGATATGAAAGGAGCTGAAGTAGTTCAAGTCTATGTTGGTAAAGAAAATTCTGACGTAAAAAGAGCCGTTAAAGAGTTAAAAGGTTTTATGAAAGTTTATTTAGATAAAGGTAATAAAGAAACAGTCTCAATTACTGTTGATGCCTCCAAATTAGCATACTACAATGAAAAAATATCTGACTGGACAATAGAGAAGGGAGATTACAATATATATGTTGGAAATGCATCTAATGATATATCTAAAAAATTAAAAATTAAAATTAATTAA